Proteins found in one Aneurinibacillus uraniidurans genomic segment:
- a CDS encoding YneB family resolvase-like protein: MNVVIYARVSTERKEQETSLVRQREELRQYASQHGWQVVREIEEKASGFEMERTGMIEALDLLTNGEAEAILVQDETRLGRGNSKIALLHQIRKLGARVFACDNDGELQVTEMEGMVLEILAIVEEYQRRLINHKISRGMQRAIAEGFRPEKNLKNLDQGGRKRNELPIEEIVRLRAKKLTFEDIAVVLRGLGYEASRATVHRRYREYAAEQEE; this comes from the coding sequence ATGAACGTTGTCATATATGCACGCGTCAGCACAGAGCGGAAGGAACAGGAGACAAGCCTTGTGCGACAGCGTGAGGAACTGCGCCAGTATGCGAGTCAGCACGGGTGGCAGGTTGTACGAGAGATCGAGGAAAAAGCGAGCGGATTCGAGATGGAGCGTACCGGCATGATCGAAGCGCTTGATCTTTTGACGAATGGAGAAGCGGAAGCGATCCTCGTACAAGATGAGACACGGCTTGGGCGCGGCAATAGTAAGATTGCACTTCTGCATCAGATTCGTAAGCTTGGAGCGCGTGTGTTCGCATGTGATAATGATGGCGAGCTGCAAGTCACCGAGATGGAAGGGATGGTGCTTGAAATTCTCGCGATTGTTGAAGAATACCAGCGCCGCCTGATCAATCATAAGATTTCGCGCGGCATGCAGCGGGCAATTGCGGAAGGATTCCGGCCGGAAAAAAACTTGAAAAATCTCGACCAAGGTGGCCGCAAGCGCAATGAACTGCCTATTGAGGAGATTGTACGTCTGCGAGCGAAAAAATTGACCTTTGAAGATATTGCGGTTGTGCTGCGCGGACTCGGTTATGAAGCATCACGTGCTACGGTGCATCGCCGCTACCGGGAATATGCAGCGGAACAGGAAGAGTAA
- a CDS encoding DUF896 domain-containing protein, protein MVTEEKIRRINELAAKAKTPAGLTDNEKAEQKALRAEYIQAVRQSLQVNLESIHLVDEDGKDLGPISKKHKPKH, encoded by the coding sequence ATGGTAACGGAAGAGAAAATTCGTCGAATTAACGAACTGGCGGCTAAAGCGAAAACGCCGGCAGGCCTTACGGATAACGAGAAGGCGGAGCAGAAAGCGCTTCGTGCTGAATATATTCAGGCTGTACGCCAATCTTTGCAAGTCAACCTCGAATCGATTCACCTGGTGGATGAAGACGGGAAAGATCTTGGTCCGATTTCGAAGAAGCACAAGCCGAAGCATTGA
- the yneA gene encoding cell division suppressor protein YneA: MSRKSLWIGMIIGMCVCSTASLVFASIGGDQSTKPAGIEVTVQAGDTLWKIAKRYNEQAHMSTQELMYYIQQENQLSSAIIHPGDVLIVPLES, from the coding sequence ATGAGCAGGAAGTCATTATGGATCGGAATGATCATCGGAATGTGTGTATGCAGCACGGCGAGCCTTGTATTTGCATCGATCGGGGGCGACCAGTCTACGAAGCCAGCGGGCATCGAGGTTACCGTTCAGGCCGGGGATACGCTTTGGAAAATTGCGAAACGTTATAACGAACAGGCGCATATGTCTACCCAGGAACTCATGTATTACATACAGCAAGAGAATCAGTTGAGCAGTGCTATTATCCATCCAGGGGACGTATTGATCGTTCCGCTAGAATCGTAA
- the lexA gene encoding transcriptional repressor LexA encodes MKKLSSRQLAILDYIKREVKEKGYPPSVREIGEAVGLASSSTVHGHLARLEKKGLIRRDPTKPRAIEILDGERGDLEPIGIKTVTVPVLGKVTAGLPITAVENVEEHFVLPENMVGADTVYMLRIQGESMIDAGILDGDYVIVRQQQVANNGDIVVAMTEEDEATVKRFFKEKNHIRLQPENQSMEPILLPAVTILGKVIGVYRNIH; translated from the coding sequence ATGAAAAAGCTTTCCAGCCGCCAGCTTGCCATCCTGGATTACATAAAGCGCGAAGTCAAAGAAAAAGGATATCCGCCTTCTGTCCGTGAGATCGGAGAAGCCGTTGGGCTTGCTTCCAGCTCAACTGTTCACGGTCATCTCGCTCGCCTGGAGAAAAAAGGGCTGATTCGTCGCGATCCGACTAAGCCGCGTGCCATTGAGATTCTAGATGGTGAAAGAGGAGATCTTGAACCAATAGGGATTAAGACTGTCACCGTCCCAGTCCTGGGCAAAGTCACAGCAGGTCTGCCTATTACCGCTGTAGAAAATGTAGAAGAGCATTTTGTTCTACCGGAGAACATGGTAGGAGCGGATACTGTCTATATGCTGCGCATTCAAGGCGAAAGCATGATAGACGCCGGAATTCTCGATGGCGATTACGTAATCGTCCGTCAGCAGCAGGTTGCCAATAATGGAGATATTGTTGTGGCGATGACCGAGGAAGACGAAGCAACTGTGAAGCGCTTCTTTAAAGAAAAAAATCACATCCGCCTTCAACCAGAGAATCAATCCATGGAACCAATTTTACTTCCAGCTGTAACGATTCTTGGCAAAGTTATCGGCGTATACCGCAACATTCACTAA
- a CDS encoding DUF456 domain-containing protein yields MDAIIWTGIGVLFLLSLAGVIIPIIPDALLVWIGFLTYKFALGHVPLTWTFWVPMTVLTALLIGADLLSNAYFLKKYGGDKWSMIVATVGLLAGPLLLGAFLGPFAILVGPFLAVWGLEVVRGKGALAMRIATGTVLGFLSSTVAKIIIQLVMIIWFLIVVL; encoded by the coding sequence GTGGATGCGATAATTTGGACAGGAATCGGCGTGTTATTTTTGTTAAGCCTGGCGGGTGTTATAATCCCGATCATTCCTGATGCACTGCTTGTGTGGATTGGATTTTTAACATACAAATTTGCGCTCGGTCATGTACCGTTAACGTGGACGTTCTGGGTTCCGATGACCGTACTGACAGCTTTATTGATCGGGGCAGATTTGCTATCGAACGCGTATTTTCTGAAAAAGTATGGGGGAGATAAATGGTCCATGATCGTGGCTACGGTCGGCCTATTGGCTGGACCGCTGCTTCTCGGGGCTTTTCTGGGGCCATTTGCGATTTTGGTTGGTCCGTTTCTTGCGGTCTGGGGCCTTGAGGTGGTACGAGGAAAAGGGGCCTTGGCAATGCGAATTGCGACTGGAACGGTACTCGGATTTTTAAGCAGCACCGTTGCAAAAATTATCATTCAACTGGTTATGATTATCTGGTTCCTGATCGTTGTGTTATAA
- a CDS encoding alpha/beta hydrolase — translation MERVIHISYDKIELAATVHYPAPHTRCDPNKRWPAIIICHGFVGSRIGQNRLFVEAARRFAEEGYFVLRFDYAGCGESGGKYGDNTMESFIAQTRHVLDYVRSIDCVDASRITLLGHSLGGAVARLTANRDSRVSSLILWAPVAHPFYDIVRIVGRDAYEEAEQTGTTDHLGYALRPAFFHSLAHVQPLADTASVFYGDVFVAHGTNDTDIPCDYCGLYRESLRRRAAGRCDTKLIDGADHVFASLAGRRELFSATSDWLAQVEAQKSEWSDWTI, via the coding sequence ATGGAACGAGTCATTCACATTTCCTACGATAAAATTGAATTAGCGGCCACTGTTCATTATCCAGCGCCCCACACACGCTGCGACCCGAATAAACGCTGGCCCGCGATTATTATTTGTCACGGATTCGTCGGTAGCCGAATCGGTCAGAACAGACTGTTCGTAGAGGCTGCACGTCGATTTGCTGAAGAAGGCTATTTCGTGCTCCGGTTTGATTATGCCGGATGTGGGGAAAGCGGCGGGAAATATGGCGACAATACAATGGAATCATTCATTGCCCAAACACGCCACGTACTCGACTATGTACGAAGTATCGATTGTGTCGACGCCTCGCGCATTACCTTGCTTGGACACAGTCTGGGCGGTGCCGTTGCTCGTCTGACAGCTAATCGCGATTCGCGCGTATCTTCTTTAATTTTATGGGCGCCAGTTGCACATCCATTTTATGATATTGTCCGCATTGTCGGCCGTGATGCATATGAAGAAGCCGAACAAACAGGCACGACGGATCATCTCGGATATGCCCTCCGCCCTGCATTTTTTCATTCACTTGCTCATGTGCAGCCATTAGCTGATACGGCGTCTGTATTTTATGGAGATGTATTTGTCGCACACGGCACAAATGATACAGACATTCCGTGCGATTATTGCGGCTTGTATCGTGAATCGCTGCGGCGACGCGCGGCTGGACGGTGTGACACAAAGCTAATTGACGGAGCGGACCATGTCTTCGCCTCTCTTGCTGGACGACGCGAATTATTCTCAGCTACTTCCGACTGGCTTGCGCAAGTTGAAGCGCAAAAAAGTGAATGGAGCGACTGGACGATCTAG
- a CDS encoding trimeric intracellular cation channel family protein, giving the protein MTWDILNVIGTIAFALSGAVVAMEEEYDIYGVFVLGMATAFGGGVLRNIFIGIPVPTLWEQGPLLWTATIAMAICFCLPVALIRYWKRWEQLLDAIGLAAFAVQGALYATQLGRPLSAVMVAAVMTGIGGGMIRDVLAGRRPMVLRDEIYALWAILAGLLIGTGIISHSNPIQLYGLCALITVLRMLSVFYKWRLPRRGLQKGLI; this is encoded by the coding sequence ATGACATGGGATATCCTGAACGTGATTGGGACAATTGCGTTCGCATTGAGTGGTGCAGTCGTAGCCATGGAGGAGGAATATGATATATATGGCGTATTCGTCCTTGGAATGGCCACGGCGTTTGGCGGTGGAGTGCTGCGCAATATTTTTATCGGCATTCCGGTTCCGACCTTATGGGAGCAGGGACCCCTTCTGTGGACGGCGACCATTGCGATGGCAATTTGTTTCTGCCTGCCGGTTGCGCTAATTCGATATTGGAAGCGCTGGGAACAGCTGCTGGATGCAATTGGACTGGCAGCGTTTGCCGTACAGGGGGCGTTGTATGCAACACAGTTGGGTCGTCCGCTAAGTGCGGTTATGGTAGCGGCCGTTATGACCGGAATCGGTGGCGGTATGATTCGCGATGTGCTGGCTGGACGTAGGCCGATGGTGCTGCGCGATGAGATTTATGCATTGTGGGCGATTCTTGCCGGACTTCTCATCGGAACGGGGATCATTTCCCATTCCAATCCGATACAGTTGTATGGGCTGTGTGCGCTCATTACGGTTCTGCGTATGTTGTCTGTTTTCTATAAATGGCGCTTGCCGCGCCGTGGTTTGCAGAAAGGTTTGATCTAA
- the sstT gene encoding serine/threonine transporter SstT has product MKSILKKWGQLGLVKQIIVGLIIGIILAVTIPGTAKPIVILGTLFVGALKAIAPVLVLFLVMSAIAQHKSGHQTNMKSIIFLYLLGTFLAGLIAVIMSFIFPVSLTLAKGAEGVTAPDGVVEVLKTLLLNVVDNPVKAIYNANYIGILAWAVLLGLALRNASDTTKTMISNFSDAVSKMVTWVIKFAPLGIMGLVFESITKNGIESLLGYGRLLAVLIGCMFFVALVVNPIIVFVAIRKNPFPLVFKCLKESGITAFFTRSSAANIPVNMKLCENLGLDKDSYSVSIPLGATINMGGAAVTISVLTLAAVHTLGIQVDIPTAIILSVLSAICACGASGVAGGSLLLIPLACSLFGIPADVAMQVVGVGFIIGVLQDSCETALNSSTDVLFTATAEFKERRKEGKEININKVA; this is encoded by the coding sequence ATGAAAAGTATACTGAAAAAGTGGGGTCAATTGGGCCTGGTAAAACAAATAATTGTAGGTTTGATTATTGGTATTATCCTGGCTGTAACGATCCCCGGAACAGCAAAACCTATTGTAATTTTAGGCACTTTATTTGTAGGTGCTTTGAAAGCAATCGCACCTGTGTTGGTACTCTTCTTGGTTATGTCAGCCATCGCTCAACATAAGAGTGGACACCAAACGAATATGAAGTCCATTATCTTCCTATATCTTTTAGGAACCTTTTTAGCTGGATTAATCGCCGTTATTATGAGTTTTATTTTTCCTGTAAGCTTAACACTTGCAAAGGGTGCTGAGGGTGTGACGGCTCCTGATGGTGTTGTAGAGGTTCTCAAAACATTACTGCTAAACGTTGTTGATAACCCAGTTAAGGCCATTTATAATGCGAACTATATCGGTATTTTAGCTTGGGCGGTACTCCTTGGTTTGGCTTTACGAAATGCTTCTGATACGACAAAAACGATGATTTCTAATTTTTCAGATGCTGTATCCAAAATGGTTACATGGGTGATTAAGTTTGCACCATTAGGAATCATGGGTCTAGTATTTGAGTCTATTACTAAAAATGGAATTGAGTCGTTACTAGGCTATGGGAGATTACTTGCTGTTTTGATTGGTTGTATGTTCTTCGTAGCGCTTGTTGTCAATCCAATCATTGTGTTCGTAGCTATACGTAAAAACCCGTTCCCGCTTGTTTTTAAGTGCTTAAAGGAAAGCGGTATTACAGCATTCTTTACACGCAGCTCAGCTGCAAATATTCCTGTAAATATGAAATTATGTGAAAATCTGGGTTTGGATAAGGATAGTTATTCCGTATCCATTCCATTAGGTGCAACCATTAATATGGGTGGTGCCGCTGTTACAATTTCTGTTTTGACACTTGCGGCGGTTCATACACTTGGTATTCAGGTGGACATTCCTACAGCCATCATCCTCAGCGTACTATCAGCTATATGTGCTTGTGGTGCTTCAGGGGTTGCTGGTGGATCTTTGTTACTGATTCCTCTAGCATGCAGCTTATTTGGAATCCCAGCTGATGTTGCTATGCAGGTAGTTGGAGTAGGCTTTATCATCGGTGTTTTACAAGACTCTTGTGAAACAGCGCTTAACTCATCTACAGACGTACTTTTCACAGCAACAGCTGAATTTAAAGAGCGGCGTAAAGAAGGAAAAGAAATAAATATCAACAAAGTAGCATAA
- a CDS encoding DUF1259 domain-containing protein, whose protein sequence is MEGHVKASPRFRRLCNQFSTILGGTEHEITKGPVCFVTRNRKFNAAILGRRTTSPLVRYQLFSFESLDSSGRALCLGETALFQNQVNRLLSNLRKNGIKVTAVHNHWLFENPRLMYIHWESIDNPVAFARKVKRSIAFLG, encoded by the coding sequence ATGGAGGGACACGTGAAAGCAAGTCCTCGTTTTAGAAGACTATGTAACCAATTTTCAACCATTTTAGGTGGAACAGAGCATGAAATTACAAAAGGTCCAGTTTGTTTTGTTACTAGAAATAGGAAATTTAACGCCGCGATTTTAGGAAGACGCACCACATCTCCATTGGTTCGTTATCAACTGTTCTCGTTTGAATCACTGGACAGTTCAGGTCGCGCACTGTGTTTAGGGGAAACGGCCCTCTTCCAGAACCAAGTAAATCGATTGCTGTCAAATCTTCGCAAGAACGGGATCAAAGTAACAGCAGTCCATAATCACTGGCTGTTTGAGAATCCACGTCTTATGTATATTCACTGGGAGTCGATCGATAATCCTGTTGCATTTGCAAGGAAAGTAAAACGTTCTATTGCCTTCTTAGGTTAG
- a CDS encoding DUF1259 domain-containing protein, translating to MAEKVKVSPQFKRLCMQFGKILGGASEVDEGPVCFVTRMTNLKETILRRRTRSPLVQMQMFSFESLDKSGRALCLGETAVHQNQVNRLMSNLRKRGIKVTALHNHWLKENPRLMYMHWEAIENPVVFARKTKESIAFLG from the coding sequence ATGGCAGAAAAAGTGAAGGTTAGCCCACAATTCAAAAGACTTTGTATGCAATTTGGAAAAATCCTAGGTGGTGCATCGGAAGTTGATGAAGGTCCGGTTTGTTTTGTCACGCGAATGACGAATTTAAAGGAGACGATCCTGAGAAGAAGAACACGCTCCCCTTTGGTTCAAATGCAAATGTTTTCATTTGAATCCCTTGATAAGTCGGGCCGTGCGCTTTGTTTGGGCGAGACTGCCGTACATCAAAATCAAGTTAATCGATTGATGTCGAATCTTCGTAAACGTGGGATAAAAGTGACTGCGCTTCATAATCACTGGCTAAAAGAAAACCCCCGTTTAATGTATATGCACTGGGAAGCCATTGAGAATCCTGTTGTGTTTGCTAGAAAGACCAAAGAGTCCATTGCATTCTTGGGTTAA
- the glyA gene encoding serine hydroxymethyltransferase, whose amino-acid sequence MKYLEQQDKAVANAIRQELTRQRDKIELIASENFVSRAVMEATGTVLTNKYAEGYPGRRYYGGCEYVDMIEELAIHRAKELFGAEHVNVQPHSGAQANMAVYFASVKPGDTILGMNLSHGGHLTHGSPVNFSGRLYNFVPYGVDEQTGRIDFDQVRKLAHKHLPHMIVAGASAYPRTIEFELFAQIAAEVGAIFFVDMAHIAGIVAAGLHPNPVPHAHFVTTTTHKTLRGPRGGVIMCREPWAQAIDKAIFPGSQGGPLMHVIAAKAVALGEALQPDFKTYMKKTLENANVLAETLMSEGLTVVSGGTDNHIVLVDLRPIGLTGKEAETILDEVGITANKNAIPHDTASPLVTSGIRFGTPAMTSRGLGPKEMKEIARLIGIAFKNPRSSTVKDQILGSVREITSQFPLYRGLY is encoded by the coding sequence ATGAAATATTTGGAACAACAAGACAAAGCAGTGGCCAACGCTATTCGGCAAGAACTTACACGGCAGCGGGATAAAATAGAACTGATTGCATCGGAGAATTTTGTAAGCCGGGCTGTTATGGAAGCTACGGGTACGGTACTGACTAACAAATACGCTGAAGGGTATCCGGGAAGAAGATATTATGGCGGATGTGAGTATGTCGATATGATCGAGGAGCTTGCCATTCACCGTGCCAAAGAGCTTTTTGGTGCTGAACATGTCAATGTGCAGCCTCACTCCGGCGCACAGGCGAATATGGCAGTCTATTTTGCTTCAGTCAAGCCTGGTGACACGATTCTGGGCATGAATTTATCACATGGCGGCCATCTTACACACGGGAGTCCGGTGAATTTTTCCGGAAGACTTTACAATTTTGTGCCTTATGGTGTCGATGAACAAACGGGGCGCATTGACTTTGACCAAGTGCGAAAGCTCGCTCATAAGCATCTTCCGCACATGATCGTTGCTGGCGCCAGCGCCTATCCACGAACGATCGAATTTGAGTTGTTCGCCCAAATTGCGGCCGAAGTTGGGGCCATTTTCTTTGTGGATATGGCACATATTGCAGGAATTGTCGCGGCAGGTTTGCATCCTAACCCGGTGCCGCACGCGCACTTTGTTACGACGACAACGCATAAAACGTTGCGAGGACCAAGAGGCGGTGTCATCATGTGCCGTGAACCATGGGCGCAAGCCATTGATAAAGCGATATTCCCTGGGTCACAAGGCGGCCCGCTCATGCATGTCATCGCGGCAAAAGCGGTTGCGCTAGGCGAGGCATTGCAACCGGATTTCAAAACGTATATGAAAAAAACTCTTGAAAATGCTAACGTATTGGCGGAAACACTAATGAGTGAAGGGTTAACCGTTGTATCGGGAGGAACAGATAATCATATTGTATTGGTTGATTTGCGCCCGATTGGACTTACGGGCAAAGAAGCTGAAACAATACTCGATGAAGTGGGGATTACGGCTAATAAAAATGCTATTCCTCATGATACGGCAAGCCCGTTAGTAACGAGTGGCATTCGTTTTGGGACCCCTGCTATGACATCTAGAGGATTAGGACCCAAGGAAATGAAAGAAATTGCCCGGCTTATTGGGATTGCCTTTAAAAATCCCCGGAGTTCGACGGTTAAAGATCAAATATTGGGAAGTGTACGTGAGATTACGTCCCAATTTCCTTTATATAGAGGGCTTTACTAG
- a CDS encoding PLP-dependent aminotransferase family protein, with amino-acid sequence MLKVNRDDKRPIWQQLLDQAIHNITTGKWPPGELLLPSRELALLIGVSRSTIQIVYEELFSRGYTVTSRRGGTRVSECTYATRPSEDATTQGLVPPELPLLNAAVGHLHSWFGDKENRKIEIDFSPHEPYLDERFQKNWRQSFLQASTETDLDSWAYGDAYGFLPLRKQIQRYLSLERGVHVSIDQIILTSGAQHSLDLIAQALLHEGETVSVEDPGFPAAWMAMKYRRMQVVPVPVDEYGLCVDRIHPQSKLVFVTPSHQCAVGVIMSEPRRQQLLHMAAEQRFWIVEDDYDSEFRYRGDPLPTLFSQRPQNTLYMMSFSKMVAPGIRISAIIGPKEAIRQLAQVQELTYRHLPIMEQLTLTHFIEHGHFMRHMRRVRNVYRRRHEAMTKAIIMTSLSEHFTLSGVETGLHMLLEADKSFDEEAVTHLALEKGIRVYPLSTYCLESDRKGWVLGFAKVDETAIEEGIYRLAGMLL; translated from the coding sequence ATGCTAAAAGTAAACCGAGATGACAAACGTCCCATCTGGCAGCAACTTCTGGACCAAGCGATCCATAATATTACAACCGGAAAATGGCCGCCAGGCGAATTGCTGCTCCCATCCCGCGAACTCGCTCTATTGATTGGCGTTTCCCGCTCAACCATACAGATTGTTTACGAGGAGTTATTCAGCCGCGGGTACACCGTAACCTCTCGTCGCGGCGGGACAAGAGTTAGCGAATGTACATATGCGACTCGTCCTTCAGAGGATGCTACGACCCAAGGACTTGTCCCCCCCGAATTGCCTTTATTAAACGCTGCAGTCGGTCATTTGCACAGTTGGTTCGGAGACAAAGAAAATCGAAAAATAGAGATCGATTTCAGTCCCCATGAGCCTTATTTGGACGAACGTTTTCAAAAAAATTGGCGACAATCGTTTTTACAAGCCTCCACAGAAACGGACTTGGACAGTTGGGCTTACGGCGATGCCTATGGATTCCTGCCGCTACGAAAACAGATTCAACGTTATTTGTCACTTGAACGGGGCGTTCATGTGAGTATCGATCAAATCATATTAACCTCAGGCGCACAACATAGCCTCGATTTGATCGCCCAAGCTCTTTTACATGAAGGAGAAACGGTTTCGGTTGAAGATCCCGGCTTCCCTGCTGCCTGGATGGCGATGAAGTATCGACGTATGCAAGTTGTTCCCGTTCCGGTCGATGAGTACGGGCTATGCGTAGACCGCATTCACCCTCAATCCAAACTTGTGTTTGTTACGCCATCGCACCAGTGTGCGGTTGGAGTTATTATGTCGGAACCTCGCAGGCAACAATTGTTGCACATGGCTGCTGAGCAGCGGTTCTGGATTGTTGAGGATGATTACGACAGCGAATTTCGATATCGCGGTGACCCACTTCCAACCTTGTTCAGTCAGCGACCTCAGAACACGTTGTATATGATGAGTTTTTCCAAAATGGTTGCGCCTGGTATTCGGATATCAGCAATCATTGGTCCAAAAGAGGCCATTCGTCAGCTTGCCCAAGTCCAAGAATTAACCTATCGTCATCTTCCAATTATGGAGCAATTAACGCTTACTCATTTTATCGAACACGGTCATTTTATGCGCCATATGAGACGAGTTCGAAATGTATATCGGCGCAGACACGAAGCCATGACGAAGGCTATTATCATGACAAGTCTGAGCGAACACTTCACACTAAGCGGCGTAGAAACGGGGTTACATATGCTTCTTGAGGCTGATAAATCGTTTGACGAAGAAGCCGTGACGCACCTAGCGCTCGAAAAAGGCATCCGTGTTTATCCGCTTAGCACATATTGTTTGGAAAGCGATCGTAAAGGATGGGTACTGGGGTTTGCTAAAGTAGATGAAACTGCCATTGAAGAAGGCATTTATCGTCTGGCGGGGATGCTTTTATAG
- a CDS encoding acetylornithine transaminase, producing the protein MVILERSYLFPTYNKFPLTLVKGNKTTLWDDEGKSYLDFMTGLAVCNLGHVPERVKMRIQEQLEQVWHVSNLFHIPTQEELAEKLVTISCADLVFFCNSGAEANEAAIKCARRYHQRVLGNERYEIITFEQSFHGRTLATLTATGQEKVKDGCLPLPEGFVHARFNDIQSVRSRITQKTAAIMLELVQGESGVHLAEPKFVLDLATLCKGKGILLIVDEVQTGIGRTGSMFAYEHYGIEPDIITLAKGLASGLPIGAMMGKEKLRDAFSVGSHASTFGGSPLPTAAGLATIEMLMEDGLFERAKKAGMYALDKLGNDLKTYPVIRTVRGLGLLIGIEFTEPVAPIIQKLHQNGLLVLPGGTHVIRFMPSLYVTNDEIDQAIDILGHVLRELDGSTN; encoded by the coding sequence GTGGTTATATTGGAGAGAAGTTATTTATTCCCAACCTACAACAAATTCCCGCTCACACTGGTGAAAGGAAATAAAACGACACTGTGGGATGATGAAGGGAAATCGTATTTGGACTTTATGACTGGCCTCGCCGTTTGTAATCTGGGTCACGTCCCAGAAAGGGTAAAGATGCGAATTCAGGAACAACTAGAGCAAGTATGGCATGTATCCAATTTGTTTCATATCCCGACGCAGGAAGAGCTTGCCGAAAAACTTGTGACAATCAGCTGTGCTGATCTCGTTTTTTTCTGTAATAGCGGCGCCGAAGCAAACGAAGCAGCCATCAAATGTGCTCGCAGGTATCACCAACGTGTGCTGGGGAATGAACGATACGAGATCATTACGTTTGAACAATCGTTCCATGGTCGTACACTCGCTACCTTGACAGCTACGGGACAAGAGAAGGTCAAGGATGGTTGTCTTCCGCTTCCGGAAGGGTTTGTGCATGCGCGCTTTAATGATATTCAGAGTGTAAGAAGCAGGATCACGCAGAAAACAGCTGCTATCATGCTGGAGCTGGTACAGGGAGAGAGCGGTGTTCATCTTGCCGAACCAAAATTCGTGCTTGATCTAGCTACGTTATGCAAGGGAAAAGGAATTCTCCTGATTGTCGATGAAGTGCAAACCGGAATAGGGAGAACGGGGAGTATGTTTGCCTATGAGCATTATGGGATCGAACCGGATATCATCACGCTGGCTAAGGGATTAGCTAGCGGTTTGCCAATCGGGGCCATGATGGGAAAGGAAAAACTTAGGGATGCCTTTTCAGTCGGTAGCCATGCTTCCACGTTTGGCGGTTCACCTCTTCCCACGGCAGCCGGGCTTGCGACCATTGAAATGTTGATGGAGGACGGATTGTTTGAACGAGCAAAAAAAGCGGGGATGTATGCCCTAGACAAGCTGGGAAATGATTTAAAAACTTATCCTGTCATTCGTACCGTTCGAGGGTTAGGATTGCTCATTGGCATTGAGTTTACGGAACCTGTTGCGCCAATTATTCAGAAATTACATCAGAACGGACTGCTTGTCTTGCCGGGAGGAACCCACGTCATCCGGTTTATGCCAAGCTTATACGTAACCAACGATGAAATAGATCAGGCGATCGACATACTAGGTCATGTGCTGAGGGAACTGGATGGCAGCACGAATTGA
- a CDS encoding YggS family pyridoxal phosphate-dependent enzyme has product MGHLVAENLKTVRQQMELACQASGRKIEDVKLLLATKTVPLEKLQMAIQAGETLFGENKAQELRGKFPLMQQYNQVEWHFIGHLQTNKVKDVVKYVTLIHSVDRLKLGQALHHQLVKENKTMDILVQINTSYEESKFGASPETALELVEQLSQFETLNVKGLMTIGKLNATNDETRHCFRLLKCIQTQIREKKFPRVEMDILSMGMSGDFEVAIEEGATIIRVGTSVFGPRYLPDSYYWNENARQDD; this is encoded by the coding sequence ATGGGACATCTAGTCGCAGAGAATCTCAAAACTGTGAGACAGCAGATGGAGTTGGCTTGCCAAGCCTCAGGGCGCAAGATAGAGGACGTGAAATTATTGTTGGCGACCAAAACCGTACCGCTCGAAAAATTACAAATGGCTATACAAGCGGGTGAGACTCTATTTGGGGAAAACAAAGCGCAAGAACTGCGGGGGAAATTTCCACTTATGCAGCAATATAATCAAGTGGAATGGCATTTTATCGGACATCTGCAAACGAATAAAGTGAAGGACGTTGTCAAATATGTTACGCTCATTCATTCTGTGGATCGTTTGAAGTTGGGGCAGGCTCTGCACCATCAGCTCGTCAAAGAGAACAAGACCATGGATATTCTGGTACAAATCAACACGTCCTACGAAGAAAGCAAATTTGGCGCTTCTCCGGAAACGGCGCTGGAGTTGGTGGAACAATTGTCCCAGTTCGAAACGTTAAACGTGAAAGGCTTAATGACGATTGGAAAACTGAATGCTACAAACGACGAGACCCGGCACTGCTTCCGATTATTAAAATGTATTCAAACACAGATTAGGGAGAAAAAGTTTCCGCGTGTAGAAATGGATATCCTTTCGATGGGCATGTCCGGTGATTTCGAGGTGGCCATCGAAGAAGGAGCTACCATCATCCGCGTAGGGACAAGTGTATTTGGTCCACGTTACTTGCCGGACAGCTACTACTGGAACGAAAACGCGCGCCAGGACGATTAG